TATCAGGGCAGGAATCGATTGACACTTACTTATCCGATCATCAACCGTGCCCGCCTCATCCTCTGGTTGGTGACGGGCAGTGAGAAGGTACCGATGTACAAGCGCCTGCAAGCTGCTGATCCATCGATACCGGCCGGGCGCGTGCTGCAAAACAACGCGTTGTTGCTCGCCGACAGCGCGGCCGCAGGCCCGGGTACAGGCGAAGCGCGCCCATAGAAAACCGCCGAAGCCTGCCAGCACATCCGGACAGGGCAATCGACCTCGGAGTCAGCGAGATCGCGCTGTAAACATCTCACGGCGGCGATGGAAATCCGGGCCTGAGACCGATACAACGCGGACGACGGCGAGGTCCTTTGCCGGATTATCGATGCCGGCTTCGGGCATCTTCTCGTGTAACGCGGCCGCGAAGTCGTTTGCGCACGGGCCGGCATACAATCCGGTCCCCACATAGTCGCAATTACTCATTGCCCATGGTGATCCTTCGAAGCCCTTCGGCAACTGCAGCCTGTCGAGGAAGAGCAGGGTGTCGCCCGAATATAAGCGGGTTTCCGATGCGTATTCGCGGAACTGCCAACGCTCACCGCGGCCGACGCGGCCCGCCATCACGGCTTCCCAGAACATCAGGCAGCCGCCCGGTTGCACATCGATCCGAGTTGTTTGTTTCAAGGAAGACTCGGCAAACGGAATAGCCGGCTCGAGATAGAACTCCAACTGCGCATCAGGCTCGACGACAATGCGATTGTTCTGTTTCGCAGTCCGGCCTTCTGACGGATGGATCTTCGTCGCGGACTGTTGCGTGATCCGGACGGCGGCTCCGCGCTCGACCCGAATCGAACACTCCAGATCGTCGCCGCCGAATATGCCTGCCGTGCAATGCATCAACATCAAATGCGCGGCCGGGTCCCCCGAACTCAGAAGGCGCGTGACCTTGAAAGGCACTTCGCAGTAGGAATGCCGGAGAATCGTCTGTCCGTTTTGCAGAGAGAACGCCAGTTCGAGGCGCCCGCGCCGTCCGACGTCCGCGAGAGGAATGCGCATACTCAGTTTTCGAACAGAAGCTCCCGGCGGATCCAGTCGACGACTTTATCGACGCCGTCGCGAGTCTTCAGATTCGTAAAGACGAAAGGCTTGTCGCCGCGCATGATCCTGGAGTCCCGGTCCATGACTTTCAGATCGGCGCCGACGTGGGGCGCCAGGTCCGTTTTGTTGATTACGAGCAGATCCGAGCGCGTGATCCCGGGTCCGCCTTTGCGCGGCACTTTGTCGCCGCCCGCGACGTCGATGACATAAATCGAGGCGTCGACCAGTTCGGGACTGAAGCTGGCGGCCAGGTTATCGCCGCCGCTTTCAAGAAAGATGATGTCGAGATCCGGAAACCGCTGCTGCATTTCGCCGACAGCGTCGAAGTTGATCGATGCGTCCTCACGAATGGCGGTATGCGGACATCCGCCGGTCTCCACGCCGATGATGCGGTTCGCGGGAAGCGCCTGGCTGCGTACCAGAAATTCCATGTCTTCTCTGGTGAAGATATCGTTCGTCACTACGCCGAGCTCATAGTCGTCGCGCATGGTCTTGCACAGGCAATCGAG
The Terriglobia bacterium DNA segment above includes these coding regions:
- the ureG gene encoding urease accessory protein UreG, with product MRKPLKIGVGGPVGSGKTALLDCLCKTMRDDYELGVVTNDIFTREDMEFLVRSQALPANRIIGVETGGCPHTAIREDASINFDAVGEMQQRFPDLDIIFLESGGDNLAASFSPELVDASIYVIDVAGGDKVPRKGGPGITRSDLLVINKTDLAPHVGADLKVMDRDSRIMRGDKPFVFTNLKTRDGVDKVVDWIRRELLFEN
- a CDS encoding urease accessory protein UreD, translated to MRIPLADVGRRGRLELAFSLQNGQTILRHSYCEVPFKVTRLLSSGDPAAHLMLMHCTAGIFGGDDLECSIRVERGAAVRITQQSATKIHPSEGRTAKQNNRIVVEPDAQLEFYLEPAIPFAESSLKQTTRIDVQPGGCLMFWEAVMAGRVGRGERWQFREYASETRLYSGDTLLFLDRLQLPKGFEGSPWAMSNCDYVGTGLYAGPCANDFAAALHEKMPEAGIDNPAKDLAVVRVVSVSGPDFHRRREMFTARSR